A single Crateriforma conspicua DNA region contains:
- a CDS encoding type I polyketide synthase: MPSQINDEPESGAPPADDLNKRLSNLSPAQRELLARRLREKAQSSSANGSNHSNGHGAADPSVDAHRSTSAAPLHDDLIAIVGIGCRLPGAPNPDAYWQLIESGNRAIREIGSDRWDQRQFFDATGRSPGKMSVDKLALIDSVSDFDPEFFGISPREASRMDPQQRLLLEVVWETFEDAGVTIDALRGSRTGVYVGIGGTDYSKVPSRYPDYFEHIDAHLGTGNALSIAAGRISYLFDLRGPSFIVDTACSSALVAIHQAVVSLRRHESDAAIAGGVNLILTPETTIAFSKARMLSPDGDCRPFDDDANGYVRGEGCGMVLMKRYTDALRDGDQVCGVIRGSAINQDGRTSGITAPSSEAQVRCIREAMAGAKVTPDHVSYVEAHGTGTPLGDPIEMTALQQVFGGRTQDLSPVRVGSVKGNIGHTETVSGVAGLLKVLQMFRHQRIPRQAGFGRLNRNIRLEDNRLKIADQSHDWMCGDVGTRIAGVSSFGFGGTNAHLIVQEAPNPHTGENGTAVANGHVNGSTIAPVQRNGSSAASNGEIKSDAASQLVVLSAKDDGPLQDLAVQYADRCDEFDAAQLRDFAATTTLHRSSLTRRLAVVGNSGPDIAKSLRDFAAQEPARSLAKARYGRPPQGRRPKLAMVFTGQGSQYVGMGQTLAKQYEPFRRSIDASSQWVDPHLPYPLWDVLRGDAGDIDHTSLAQPAICAIQCALVDVLRDRGLTPDVVAGHSIGEIAAFYSVGAIDQRQAMLLATYRGKWMGDLPAGGTMAALLAPVEQVQQWIKQSGSSAVIAAMNGVNATVIAGTNDAVAELGRVAKDSSVAVYPLDVSHAFHSPLMRPAKQPLENELRRLLDPIQIPRNIRFASSLTGDWLEGSIDVDYWIEHLVSPVRFTDVMNRLAEVTNDLVIEVGPRPQLIGMLRRHQSTRTDPNHGQAETPELVSVLDSGTPDRESWLKTLGQAWTCGFDVDWKAEWNGKSFRRVALPLYPFARSRYWYDPPAKRGAAVGGSQVHPILGSQQTLAIGGTLFANTIRDRLPAFLADHIVSGSVTVPGAAWLESILAAARQCFPDQPIALESFEIQRPVFMQPERAVDVQVHVAPLAANRSKVQISTAEHDDETKVDWATCASATVRVGPTAVTYGDMSAAERSTPESLDEIPVDQFYQSAERAGLKYEPLFQVLRKIRVGQGIAIGELAVDATLESDVDNYRWHPVLLDGALQLIGAAIHGSRRSGERSDVAAFLPHSIGSVHLGPSTRQIAKAKAVLKSCDHDAIADVVLRDDQGDVVGTLVDVTLRRLQRDRRTNTEDPSRWIYQTQWSLAAEPDADFDGNLPSFVWPVSGQDQVQPEGHEWLWVQPSSKCFGSGAISGNCDLAARVADQTTAVLDFIQAALKHSPPPRVSVITQAAFNVADSTVDVDPVASAVAGLIRSATNECPGLRIRHLDVDVRDDSTAAMVRHWLASDDTVETESAIRDGQWWIPRLNHVPHALLSRPEGSELALPDRGEYRIRLDGTHRIEGLWAQRMPQEIPIDDEVRVRCRAVGLNFSDVLKSMDLYPGVTDQVVPLGIEVCGIVESVGPAVQDMHPGMRVMGVVPHGFASADRTTESLLTRVPDGLSDEEAAGVPIVFLTAHHALLNVGRLTAGEKVLIHAGAGGVGLAAIQVAQAVGADVYCTAGSEHKRQLLAQLGVPEDQIFDSRDLGSIEQIRRHSDGIDVVLNSLPGEWIDASIGLLRAHGRFLEIGKIDIYKNRPLGLLPFQDNLTYSAIDLDRLLRNRPTEVRELYRQVVDGFETGRYRPLPITRFRLDELPAAMRYMAARRNIGKIVVAPTLHRDDLARHSGSHLISGGSGAIATTVARRLIQRGAKRVDLVARRPLPERVQALAQWARQWDATVVYHQADVTDVDSMRTLVDQITQSTGQLRGVIHAAGVLDDRLIGSIDHDSLSDVLCPKTNGTVALHQATRSHDLDYFTLLGSVASVFGSPAQSNYAAANAFLEGFAAARRGAGLPANVVHWGPWDSANGGMTDDAATQKNIAALGMRPLPVEVASDVLIDAATAPAAPETLTVVDVDWRKMMAAGFADPGPSRLRGLTGSVSNDVSDSGSVDTEFLAVLDQAKVDSRLGLTLTYLSNQLAMILGMSADSIDRTEPLAALGLDSLMAIELKNNIEARLDVQLPISRFVENPSLSTLAEAVLDARDGK, from the coding sequence ATGCCCTCGCAGATAAACGACGAACCTGAATCCGGTGCACCGCCGGCCGACGATCTTAACAAGCGACTATCGAATCTTTCTCCCGCGCAACGCGAACTGCTGGCCCGCCGCCTTCGTGAAAAGGCCCAGTCTTCATCCGCCAACGGTTCCAATCATTCCAATGGTCATGGAGCCGCGGATCCATCGGTTGACGCGCATCGTTCGACGTCCGCGGCGCCGCTTCACGATGACCTGATCGCGATCGTCGGTATCGGTTGCCGGTTGCCGGGTGCGCCCAATCCCGATGCCTATTGGCAGTTGATCGAATCGGGCAATCGCGCCATCCGCGAAATCGGCAGCGATCGATGGGATCAGCGTCAGTTCTTCGACGCCACCGGTCGTTCTCCCGGGAAGATGTCGGTCGACAAGTTGGCTTTGATCGACAGCGTCAGCGACTTTGATCCGGAATTTTTCGGCATCTCACCCCGCGAAGCGTCTCGAATGGATCCCCAACAGCGTTTGTTGTTGGAAGTGGTTTGGGAAACGTTCGAAGACGCCGGCGTGACCATCGATGCATTGCGTGGCAGCCGCACGGGGGTGTACGTCGGCATTGGTGGAACGGACTATTCAAAGGTTCCTTCACGATACCCGGACTACTTTGAACACATTGATGCGCACCTGGGCACCGGGAACGCGCTCAGCATCGCCGCGGGACGGATCTCGTATCTGTTTGATCTACGCGGGCCTTCCTTCATCGTGGACACGGCTTGTTCATCGGCCTTGGTCGCGATTCATCAAGCGGTCGTCTCGTTGCGCCGCCACGAAAGCGACGCGGCCATCGCCGGCGGTGTGAATTTGATCCTGACGCCGGAAACCACCATCGCTTTCAGCAAAGCGCGGATGCTTAGCCCCGATGGTGATTGCCGCCCCTTCGATGATGATGCCAACGGTTATGTGCGTGGCGAAGGCTGCGGCATGGTGCTGATGAAACGGTACACCGATGCGCTTCGCGACGGCGATCAGGTGTGCGGGGTGATTCGTGGTTCGGCGATCAACCAAGATGGTCGAACCAGCGGCATCACCGCCCCCAGCAGCGAAGCGCAGGTCCGATGCATTCGCGAGGCCATGGCGGGTGCCAAAGTCACGCCGGACCATGTCAGCTATGTCGAAGCCCATGGCACGGGAACACCTTTGGGTGACCCGATTGAAATGACGGCGTTGCAACAAGTCTTTGGCGGCCGCACCCAAGATCTGTCGCCCGTCCGTGTCGGCAGCGTCAAAGGCAACATCGGCCACACCGAAACGGTCAGCGGGGTCGCGGGACTGTTGAAGGTCTTGCAGATGTTCCGCCATCAACGGATTCCTCGACAAGCGGGATTCGGTCGGCTGAATCGCAACATCCGTTTGGAAGACAACCGGCTGAAAATCGCGGATCAGTCCCACGATTGGATGTGCGGCGATGTGGGAACCCGGATCGCGGGGGTCAGCAGTTTCGGTTTCGGCGGAACCAACGCGCACTTGATCGTCCAGGAAGCTCCCAATCCGCACACCGGTGAAAACGGCACCGCCGTGGCCAACGGCCACGTCAACGGATCCACGATTGCTCCGGTGCAACGCAATGGTTCATCGGCCGCGTCCAATGGCGAAATCAAGTCCGACGCTGCCAGCCAATTGGTCGTGTTGTCAGCCAAAGATGATGGTCCATTGCAGGACTTGGCCGTCCAATACGCCGATCGCTGTGACGAATTTGATGCGGCCCAATTACGGGACTTTGCCGCCACGACGACACTGCACCGTTCGTCGCTGACCCGGCGGTTGGCGGTGGTTGGAAATAGCGGACCGGACATCGCCAAGTCGCTGCGTGATTTCGCGGCGCAGGAACCGGCTCGTTCCTTAGCGAAGGCCCGCTACGGGCGACCGCCGCAGGGACGACGTCCAAAGCTGGCGATGGTTTTCACCGGCCAGGGTTCGCAATATGTCGGCATGGGGCAAACGCTGGCGAAGCAGTATGAGCCGTTCCGACGATCGATCGATGCGTCATCGCAATGGGTGGACCCTCATTTGCCGTACCCGCTATGGGACGTTTTGCGGGGTGATGCCGGCGACATCGATCATACGTCGCTGGCGCAGCCGGCGATCTGCGCGATCCAATGTGCGTTGGTGGATGTCCTGCGGGACCGTGGCTTGACCCCCGACGTCGTGGCCGGTCACAGCATCGGTGAAATCGCGGCGTTTTACAGTGTCGGCGCGATCGATCAACGACAAGCCATGTTGTTGGCGACCTATCGCGGCAAATGGATGGGCGATCTGCCCGCCGGCGGAACGATGGCTGCGTTGCTGGCGCCCGTCGAACAAGTCCAACAGTGGATCAAGCAATCCGGCAGCTCCGCCGTGATCGCCGCGATGAACGGAGTCAACGCGACGGTGATCGCTGGGACCAACGATGCGGTCGCCGAACTGGGACGCGTCGCCAAGGATTCATCCGTCGCCGTTTATCCGCTGGATGTGTCGCACGCGTTTCATTCACCTCTGATGCGGCCCGCGAAGCAGCCGTTGGAAAACGAGTTGCGCAGACTGTTGGATCCGATACAAATTCCAAGAAACATCCGATTCGCTTCGTCGCTGACGGGTGACTGGTTGGAAGGCTCGATCGACGTTGATTATTGGATCGAACATCTGGTGTCACCCGTTCGGTTCACCGATGTGATGAATCGCTTAGCGGAAGTCACCAACGACTTGGTGATCGAGGTGGGCCCCCGACCGCAATTGATCGGCATGTTGCGGCGTCATCAATCGACACGGACCGATCCGAATCACGGCCAAGCCGAAACGCCGGAACTGGTTTCCGTCTTGGATTCCGGCACCCCCGATCGTGAAAGTTGGTTGAAGACGCTGGGACAAGCTTGGACTTGCGGCTTCGATGTCGATTGGAAAGCGGAGTGGAACGGGAAATCGTTTCGACGGGTCGCCCTGCCACTGTATCCGTTTGCAAGATCGCGGTACTGGTACGATCCGCCCGCAAAGCGTGGTGCCGCGGTCGGTGGTTCTCAAGTCCATCCGATCTTGGGTTCGCAGCAAACTCTGGCCATCGGCGGGACTCTTTTCGCCAACACGATTCGCGACCGATTGCCGGCTTTCCTGGCCGATCACATTGTCAGCGGCAGCGTCACCGTGCCAGGTGCCGCGTGGTTGGAATCGATCCTCGCGGCGGCACGTCAGTGTTTCCCGGATCAGCCAATCGCGTTGGAGTCTTTCGAAATTCAGCGACCGGTGTTCATGCAACCGGAACGCGCCGTGGACGTGCAGGTCCATGTCGCACCGCTGGCGGCCAATCGATCCAAAGTTCAAATTTCCACTGCCGAACACGACGACGAAACCAAAGTCGACTGGGCGACCTGCGCCAGCGCTACGGTCCGGGTCGGCCCCACCGCGGTGACCTACGGCGATATGTCCGCGGCCGAGCGATCGACGCCGGAATCCTTAGACGAAATTCCCGTCGATCAGTTCTATCAGTCGGCCGAACGCGCCGGTTTGAAGTACGAACCGCTGTTCCAAGTGTTACGAAAGATCCGTGTCGGTCAGGGCATCGCCATCGGTGAACTTGCGGTCGACGCGACATTGGAATCGGACGTCGACAATTACCGATGGCATCCGGTGTTGCTGGACGGGGCGTTGCAACTGATCGGTGCGGCCATCCATGGTTCCCGGCGATCCGGCGAAAGATCGGACGTCGCCGCATTTCTGCCGCACAGCATCGGGTCCGTTCACTTGGGACCGTCGACCCGTCAAATCGCGAAGGCCAAAGCGGTATTGAAGTCTTGCGATCATGACGCGATCGCGGATGTCGTGTTGCGCGACGATCAAGGCGACGTCGTGGGGACGCTGGTTGACGTGACCCTGCGTCGGTTGCAACGTGACCGTCGTACCAATACCGAGGATCCATCACGCTGGATCTATCAAACCCAGTGGTCGCTGGCCGCCGAACCGGATGCCGATTTCGACGGCAATTTGCCCTCGTTCGTTTGGCCCGTTTCGGGACAAGACCAAGTCCAACCGGAGGGACACGAATGGCTGTGGGTCCAACCGTCATCCAAATGCTTTGGCTCCGGTGCAATCAGCGGTAATTGTGATTTGGCTGCGCGAGTCGCCGATCAAACAACCGCTGTATTGGACTTCATTCAGGCGGCGTTGAAACACAGCCCGCCGCCACGAGTGTCGGTGATCACACAAGCCGCATTCAATGTTGCGGATTCGACGGTCGACGTGGATCCGGTTGCATCTGCCGTCGCGGGATTGATCCGTTCGGCGACCAACGAGTGCCCCGGGCTGCGAATCCGTCACTTGGATGTCGACGTTCGCGATGATTCGACCGCTGCGATGGTTCGTCATTGGCTGGCATCGGACGATACGGTGGAAACGGAATCTGCGATTCGCGACGGCCAGTGGTGGATCCCACGACTGAACCATGTACCCCATGCACTGCTTTCGCGCCCGGAGGGATCCGAGTTGGCGTTGCCTGACCGTGGCGAATACCGGATCCGGCTGGACGGGACACATCGCATCGAAGGTCTGTGGGCCCAGCGGATGCCCCAAGAGATCCCGATCGATGACGAGGTCCGTGTTCGTTGTCGTGCCGTCGGTTTGAACTTCAGCGACGTCTTGAAATCGATGGACCTTTATCCGGGCGTGACCGATCAAGTGGTTCCGTTGGGAATTGAAGTTTGTGGCATCGTCGAATCAGTGGGGCCCGCTGTCCAAGACATGCACCCGGGCATGCGTGTGATGGGTGTGGTTCCCCATGGTTTCGCCTCGGCGGATCGCACGACTGAGTCGTTGTTGACTCGTGTCCCGGACGGCCTGAGTGATGAAGAAGCGGCGGGTGTTCCGATCGTTTTCCTAACCGCCCATCATGCGCTGCTTAATGTCGGCCGATTGACGGCAGGCGAAAAGGTATTGATCCATGCCGGTGCCGGTGGCGTGGGATTGGCTGCGATTCAGGTCGCCCAGGCTGTCGGTGCCGACGTGTACTGCACGGCCGGTAGCGAGCATAAACGACAGTTGTTGGCTCAGTTGGGAGTCCCTGAAGACCAGATCTTCGACAGTCGTGATCTTGGATCGATCGAACAGATTCGCCGGCACAGCGACGGGATCGATGTCGTCTTGAATTCACTTCCGGGCGAATGGATTGATGCGTCGATCGGCTTGCTCAGGGCACATGGCCGGTTCTTAGAAATCGGCAAGATCGACATTTACAAGAATCGGCCGTTGGGTCTGTTGCCGTTCCAAGACAACCTGACCTACAGCGCGATTGATCTGGATCGTTTGCTGCGAAATCGACCGACCGAAGTCCGGGAACTGTACCGTCAGGTCGTCGATGGTTTTGAAACTGGTCGCTATCGTCCGTTGCCGATCACGCGTTTTCGTTTGGACGAATTACCGGCTGCGATGCGTTACATGGCCGCGCGCCGCAACATCGGAAAGATCGTGGTCGCGCCGACGTTGCATCGAGATGATTTGGCACGACATTCGGGATCTCATCTGATTTCCGGCGGCAGCGGCGCGATTGCCACCACCGTCGCACGACGTCTGATTCAACGAGGGGCGAAACGCGTCGATTTGGTGGCGCGTCGGCCGTTGCCTGAACGGGTGCAAGCTTTGGCCCAGTGGGCCAGGCAATGGGATGCGACCGTTGTCTATCACCAAGCAGATGTGACCGACGTCGATTCGATGCGAACCTTGGTGGATCAGATCACACAGTCGACGGGTCAGTTGCGAGGCGTGATTCATGCGGCGGGCGTTCTGGATGACCGTTTGATCGGTTCGATCGATCATGATTCGCTGTCCGACGTGTTGTGTCCGAAGACCAACGGTACCGTCGCGTTGCATCAAGCGACTCGTTCCCATGACCTGGACTATTTCACGTTATTGGGCAGCGTTGCCAGCGTCTTTGGTTCGCCCGCTCAATCGAACTATGCGGCGGCCAATGCGTTCTTGGAAGGCTTCGCTGCGGCACGTCGTGGCGCCGGTTTACCCGCCAATGTCGTCCACTGGGGACCCTGGGATTCGGCCAACGGGGGCATGACTGACGACGCGGCGACGCAGAAGAATATTGCTGCGTTAGGAATGCGGCCCTTGCCGGTGGAAGTCGCCAGCGACGTCTTGATCGATGCCGCAACCGCACCGGCGGCGCCCGAAACGTTGACCGTGGTGGACGTTGATTGGCGAAAGATGATGGCGGCCGGATTCGCCGACCCCGGACCGTCGCGTCTGCGTGGGTTGACCGGTTCGGTATCGAATGACGTTTCCGATTCCGGTTCGGTCGACACTGAATTTTTGGCCGTCTTGGACCAAGCCAAGGTGGACAGCCGGCTCGGTTTGACGCTGACCTACTTGTCCAACCAGCTTGCAATGATTTTGGGGATGTCGGCGGATTCAATCGACCGGACCGAACCGCTTGCGGCACTGGGGCTGGATTCGCTGATGGCGATCGAATTGAAGAACAATATCGAAGCAAGACTGGACGTTCAGTTACCCATCAGTCGGTTTGTCGAAAACCCCTCACTAAGCACTTTGGCCGAAGCCGTGCTGGATGCCCGTGATGGAAAGTGA
- a CDS encoding DUF4914 family protein — MPLKELPELTLSQSAMSVLEAAEAENRLSLVGSVAELVEAAAPVDQRDAAGYYTVGYDIPGKGFIPEAKVCEVKNGIAANYLDPYMRRRDPNCMVIGDNRETDKPRYEDRFGEAFDGLRQETFEWLKTQPLSCFFFETGSKDDPIRAVAICPTNAAFFALGLAMLQGIVPLEKVRKAGSEYFHKAILYIAPPFRHTHFEGKQVVVHNRRFDDMGSDGNTTTLHELFSYNLYPGPSAKKGVYGMLLTAGERDEQPWTTAHCSTVQVITPYDNTTTIMHEGASGGGKSEMLEQMHRESDGRLKLATNLITGDERFLTIPRACELHPVTDDMALCHPDLKGPDERTRKVTLVDAEAAWFIRVNHITRYGTDPHLEALTTHPPGPILHLNIDTVPGSTALIWEHIQDEPGVPCPNPRVVMPREYYPNIVDAPVTVDIRSFGVRCPPCTIEKPTYGIMGLFHVLPPALAWLWRLVAPRGHGNPSIVDTGGMQSEGVGSYWPFATGRRVDQANILLDQITDTTDTMFVLIPNQHIGCWDVGFAPQWTVREYLARRGSSKFRDSELVEARCPLLGRHRHTMQVEGQIIGTWFFDVSKQPEVGETAYDAGAEILFDFFKTQLAKFDSPDLSANGRKIIDACLQGASVSDYDDMIKV; from the coding sequence ATGCCACTGAAAGAACTGCCGGAATTAACCCTCTCGCAATCAGCGATGAGTGTTTTGGAGGCCGCCGAAGCTGAAAACCGCCTGTCCCTGGTCGGCTCCGTTGCCGAATTAGTCGAAGCTGCGGCGCCGGTCGACCAGCGAGACGCCGCCGGATATTACACCGTCGGGTATGACATTCCCGGCAAAGGCTTCATACCCGAAGCCAAGGTGTGCGAAGTCAAAAATGGCATCGCGGCCAACTATTTGGATCCCTACATGCGACGCCGGGATCCGAACTGCATGGTCATCGGTGACAACCGCGAAACCGACAAGCCGCGCTACGAAGACCGATTCGGCGAAGCGTTTGATGGGCTTCGGCAGGAAACGTTCGAATGGCTGAAGACCCAGCCCTTGTCATGTTTCTTTTTCGAAACCGGCAGCAAAGACGATCCCATTCGCGCTGTTGCGATCTGTCCGACCAACGCGGCCTTCTTTGCACTCGGCTTGGCCATGCTGCAAGGCATCGTGCCGTTGGAAAAGGTCCGCAAGGCGGGCAGTGAGTATTTCCACAAAGCCATTCTGTACATCGCGCCGCCGTTCCGGCACACGCATTTCGAAGGCAAGCAAGTGGTTGTCCACAATCGTCGCTTTGACGATATGGGCAGCGATGGAAACACGACGACGCTTCACGAACTGTTTTCGTACAACTTGTATCCCGGACCGTCCGCCAAGAAGGGCGTCTATGGGATGTTGTTGACCGCGGGCGAACGTGACGAACAACCTTGGACCACCGCACACTGCAGCACAGTCCAGGTCATCACGCCGTATGACAACACCACGACGATCATGCACGAAGGTGCGTCCGGCGGTGGTAAGTCGGAAATGCTGGAACAAATGCACCGCGAATCTGACGGTCGTTTGAAATTGGCCACCAACCTGATCACCGGTGATGAACGGTTCCTGACGATCCCGCGTGCGTGTGAATTGCATCCGGTTACCGATGACATGGCACTGTGTCACCCGGATCTGAAAGGCCCCGACGAACGGACACGCAAGGTGACCTTGGTGGACGCCGAAGCCGCTTGGTTCATTCGCGTCAACCACATCACTCGGTACGGGACCGATCCGCACTTGGAAGCGTTGACTACGCATCCCCCGGGACCAATCCTGCACTTGAACATCGATACCGTTCCCGGTTCGACGGCACTGATTTGGGAACACATCCAAGACGAACCGGGCGTTCCCTGTCCCAACCCTCGGGTCGTGATGCCGCGGGAATACTATCCCAACATCGTCGACGCACCGGTGACCGTGGATATTCGATCCTTCGGCGTGCGATGCCCACCATGCACCATCGAAAAGCCAACCTACGGCATCATGGGTCTATTCCATGTCTTGCCGCCCGCCCTGGCTTGGTTGTGGCGGTTGGTGGCACCTCGCGGCCATGGCAACCCGTCGATCGTCGACACCGGCGGCATGCAGTCCGAAGGCGTGGGATCGTATTGGCCGTTCGCGACCGGACGTCGTGTCGACCAAGCCAACATCCTGTTGGATCAAATCACCGATACCACCGACACCATGTTCGTGCTGATTCCCAACCAACACATCGGTTGCTGGGATGTCGGATTCGCTCCGCAGTGGACCGTCCGTGAATACTTGGCAAGACGTGGTTCGTCCAAGTTCCGCGATAGCGAATTGGTCGAAGCCCGATGCCCGTTGCTCGGTCGCCATCGTCACACGATGCAGGTCGAAGGCCAAATCATCGGTACTTGGTTTTTTGACGTTTCGAAGCAACCCGAAGTGGGCGAAACCGCATATGACGCGGGTGCCGAGATTTTGTTCGACTTCTTCAAGACGCAATTGGCAAAATTCGATTCGCCCGATTTGTCGGCCAACGGACGGAAGATCATTGATGCCTGTTTGCAGGGCGCCAGCGTGTCCGATTACGACGACATGATCAAAGTCTGA